A stretch of Methylogaea oryzae DNA encodes these proteins:
- a CDS encoding heavy-metal-associated domain-containing protein, with protein sequence MFKGWKYNREAQVEHITLNVDGMKCGGCENGIKTALSACDGVAEVTASHKDKTVAVGFDPAKVSLEQIKQTIVAQGFQVS encoded by the coding sequence ATGTTTAAAGGCTGGAAATACAACCGGGAGGCTCAGGTGGAACACATTACCTTGAACGTGGACGGCATGAAATGCGGCGGCTGCGAGAACGGCATCAAAACGGCTTTGTCGGCCTGCGACGGCGTGGCCGAAGTGACGGCTAGCCACAAGGACAAAACCGTGGCCGTGGGTTTCGACCCCGCCAAGGTGTCCCTGGAGCAAATCAAGCAAACTATCGTCGCCCAAGGCTTCCAAGTTTCCTGA
- a CDS encoding GAF domain-containing hybrid sensor histidine kinase/response regulator — METDPISRLLADMTPHGYCLLWNPWLVYLHAIANGLTALAYFSIPFAIFYFVRRRSDIRFKSLHWLFAIFIMACGLSHVMDILTLWQPWYWLQGGVMAVTAAVSLLAAGVVWKFMPILLTLPSTTQLGLQMAEREAATASLQREIQERKQVEALQRSSNGILEMLAKDAPLPLVLEGIVRMAEALRPKLRCSVLLMDADGRHLRVGSAPSLPDFYNRAVDGLEVGEGAGSCGTAAFRHQRVIVEDTQVDPLWANYRELAAEADLRACWSEPVQSARGEVLGVLAMYYPVSKRPQPSDLELIQSAAYLAGLAIERAKARDEQDRFEAALKDSRDIAVKASQSKSEFLSNVSHEIRTPMNAIIGLSRLAMETGLTAEQQDCIGKVYESSTALLHIINDILDFSKIEAGMLELHRSEFDLGEVLQNVRGLFVATAQQKGLTLAMTMDADVPRRLLGDPIRLSQVLNNLVGNALKFTEQGGVSLRVGRIGGSDGLVRLRFAVQDTGIGLSREEAGRLFVPFTQADGSITRKYGGTGLGLSICKRLVEMMGGEIGVDSEPGKGAIFSFTLELGLGNAQAVEELAVPAPQAPVPYVELAQGIRGARILVAEDNLLNQKVADNYLRRAGLQPVIVANGKEALEAVQRESFDAVLMDLHMPVMDGIDATRRIRLLPGKADLPIIAVTAAAMLQDKEACFLAGMNDHLAKPLDPKELMRVLIKRIAPHSAPQAEPVGTGGDSGASFMKIEGFDFVPVLQDLGGDTAFLRELLLLFRDTLAEARLGMEAAVADQSWDELAVLVHRIKGTAGQVGAQILRARAVTLDKALKFDGTQPDPELLRQFGDELNALLVRLREALPP; from the coding sequence ATGGAAACCGATCCAATCTCGCGATTGCTGGCCGATATGACTCCCCACGGCTATTGCCTGTTATGGAATCCCTGGCTGGTGTACTTGCACGCCATCGCCAACGGTCTGACGGCTTTAGCGTATTTCTCCATTCCCTTCGCTATTTTTTATTTCGTGCGGAGGCGTTCGGACATCCGATTCAAGTCGCTGCACTGGCTTTTCGCCATCTTCATCATGGCCTGCGGCCTGAGCCACGTGATGGATATTCTCACCCTCTGGCAGCCGTGGTATTGGCTGCAAGGCGGCGTCATGGCCGTGACCGCAGCCGTGTCCTTGCTGGCGGCCGGCGTCGTGTGGAAGTTCATGCCTATCTTGCTGACCTTGCCCAGCACCACGCAGCTGGGGCTCCAAATGGCGGAACGGGAGGCGGCGACGGCGAGCTTGCAGCGGGAAATTCAGGAGCGGAAGCAGGTGGAGGCGCTACAGCGCTCTAGCAACGGCATTTTGGAAATGCTGGCCAAGGATGCGCCCTTGCCTCTGGTGCTGGAAGGCATCGTCCGCATGGCCGAGGCGTTACGGCCCAAGCTGCGCTGCTCGGTGTTGTTGATGGACGCCGACGGCCGCCATTTGCGCGTGGGCAGCGCGCCCAGCTTGCCCGACTTCTACAACCGCGCCGTGGACGGATTGGAGGTCGGCGAGGGGGCGGGGTCGTGCGGCACCGCCGCTTTCCGCCATCAGCGGGTCATCGTCGAAGATACTCAGGTCGATCCGTTGTGGGCCAATTACCGCGAGTTGGCGGCCGAGGCCGACTTGCGGGCTTGCTGGTCGGAGCCGGTGCAGTCGGCCAGGGGCGAGGTGCTGGGCGTGTTGGCGATGTATTACCCCGTTTCCAAGCGGCCCCAGCCCAGCGATTTGGAACTGATCCAATCCGCGGCCTATTTGGCTGGCTTGGCGATCGAGCGGGCGAAGGCCCGGGACGAGCAAGATCGTTTCGAGGCGGCGCTGAAGGACAGTCGCGATATCGCCGTCAAGGCGAGCCAGAGCAAATCGGAATTCCTATCCAACGTCAGCCACGAAATTCGCACGCCGATGAACGCCATCATCGGTTTGAGCCGATTGGCGATGGAGACCGGTTTGACCGCGGAGCAGCAAGACTGCATCGGCAAGGTTTACGAGTCCTCCACCGCGCTGCTGCACATCATCAACGACATACTGGATTTCTCCAAAATAGAAGCCGGCATGTTGGAGCTGCACCGCAGCGAGTTCGATCTGGGCGAAGTGCTGCAAAACGTGCGCGGGTTGTTTGTCGCCACCGCGCAGCAGAAAGGTTTGACCCTGGCCATGACCATGGACGCGGACGTGCCGCGCCGCTTGCTGGGGGATCCGATACGGTTGAGCCAGGTGCTGAACAATCTGGTGGGCAACGCCCTCAAATTCACCGAGCAAGGCGGCGTCAGCTTGAGAGTGGGCCGCATCGGGGGCAGCGACGGCCTGGTGCGGCTGCGTTTTGCCGTGCAGGACACCGGCATAGGCTTGAGCCGGGAGGAAGCGGGCCGCTTGTTCGTGCCTTTTACCCAGGCCGACGGCTCCATCACCCGCAAATACGGCGGCACGGGCTTGGGCTTGAGCATTTGCAAGCGGCTGGTGGAAATGATGGGGGGCGAGATCGGCGTCGACAGCGAGCCGGGCAAGGGCGCCATCTTCAGCTTTACGTTGGAATTGGGGCTGGGCAATGCGCAGGCGGTCGAGGAGTTGGCCGTTCCAGCCCCCCAAGCGCCGGTGCCATACGTGGAATTGGCGCAGGGCATTCGTGGCGCCCGCATCCTGGTTGCCGAGGATAATCTGCTGAATCAAAAGGTTGCGGATAATTATTTGCGCCGCGCCGGTTTGCAGCCGGTGATCGTGGCAAACGGCAAGGAGGCGTTGGAGGCGGTGCAGCGGGAGTCTTTCGATGCCGTGTTGATGGATTTGCACATGCCGGTCATGGACGGTATCGACGCCACCCGGCGCATTCGCCTGTTGCCCGGTAAGGCCGACTTGCCGATCATCGCCGTGACTGCCGCCGCCATGCTGCAGGACAAGGAGGCGTGTTTCTTGGCCGGCATGAACGACCACTTGGCCAAGCCGCTGGACCCCAAGGAACTGATGCGCGTGCTGATCAAGCGGATTGCGCCTCACAGCGCGCCGCAGGCGGAGCCGGTCGGAACCGGAGGAGACAGCGGCGCCTCTTTCATGAAAATCGAGGGTTTCGATTTCGTGCCGGTGTTGCAGGACCTCGGCGGGGATACGGCGTTTTTACGCGAGCTTCTTCTGTTGTTCCGGGACACCTTGGCGGAGGCGCGCCTAGGCATGGAGGCAGCGGTCGCGGACCAATCCTGGGACGAATTGGCGGTGTTGGTGCATCGCATAAAAGGCACGGCGGGACAGGTCGGCGCCCAGATATTGCGTGCCAGGGCGGTCACGTTGGACAAAGCGCTCAAGTTCGACGGGACGCAACCCGACCCGGAGCTGTTGCGGCAGTTCGGCGACGAATTGAATGCGCTACTGGTCCGCTTGCGGGAGGCGTTACCTCCATGA
- the ttcA gene encoding tRNA 2-thiocytidine(32) synthetase TtcA, giving the protein MTAEAAVSIQEIHIPADSLTGRKRYEFNKLQKRLRHATGQAIADYDMIRDGDRVMVCLSGGKDSYAMLDILLSLQRSAPVKFEVIAVNLDQKQPGFPEHVLPEYLGSIGVPFHIIEKDTYSIVKNVVPEGKTTCGLCSRLRRGTLYGFAEQHGMTKIALGHHRDDILETFFLNLFYGGKLKAMPPKLLSDDGKHILIRPLAYCREDDIAEFAEQRGFPLIPCNLCGSQENLQRQAMKEMLRGWEKQHPGRVETIFTALQNVAPSQLLDRALFDFIGLDLRRDDAASAAVNDAGLDILAV; this is encoded by the coding sequence ATGACGGCTGAGGCCGCTGTCTCCATCCAGGAAATCCACATCCCCGCAGACTCGCTCACCGGCCGCAAGCGGTACGAGTTCAACAAGCTGCAAAAACGCCTGCGCCATGCAACGGGGCAGGCGATTGCCGATTACGACATGATCCGGGACGGCGACCGGGTCATGGTCTGTCTGTCCGGCGGCAAGGATTCCTATGCCATGCTGGACATCCTGCTCAGCTTGCAGCGCAGCGCGCCGGTCAAGTTCGAGGTGATCGCCGTCAATCTGGACCAAAAGCAGCCCGGTTTCCCCGAGCACGTATTGCCGGAGTACCTGGGCAGCATCGGCGTGCCTTTCCATATCATCGAGAAAGACACCTACAGCATCGTCAAAAACGTGGTGCCGGAGGGCAAGACCACCTGCGGCTTGTGCTCCCGCCTGCGGCGCGGCACGCTGTACGGCTTCGCCGAACAACACGGCATGACCAAGATCGCCCTGGGCCACCACCGCGACGACATCCTGGAAACGTTCTTCCTCAACCTGTTCTATGGCGGCAAGCTGAAGGCCATGCCGCCCAAGCTGCTCAGCGACGACGGCAAGCACATCCTCATCCGCCCGCTGGCTTACTGCCGCGAGGACGACATCGCCGAGTTCGCCGAGCAGCGCGGTTTTCCTCTCATCCCCTGCAACCTGTGCGGCTCGCAGGAAAACCTCCAGCGCCAGGCCATGAAGGAGATGTTGCGCGGTTGGGAAAAGCAGCATCCGGGCCGGGTGGAAACCATCTTCACCGCGTTGCAGAACGTCGCGCCGTCTCAGCTGCTGGATCGTGCGCTGTTCGACTTTATCGGTTTGGATCTGCGGCGGGACGATGCGGCATCGGCTGCTGTTAACGACGCCGGATTGGATATACTTGCCGTTTGA
- the fabB gene encoding beta-ketoacyl-ACP synthase I, with product MRRVVITGLGIVSSIGNNKNEVVESLREGRSGLAFSEEYRDMGFRSHVYGPIRLDLEDLIDRKVRRFMGDGAAYNYVAMQQAIDDAGLAENDVSNLRTGLVMGSGGPSTANIIEAADITRKSGGPKKMGPYMVPRSMSSTNSACLATPFHIKGVSYSISSACATSAHCIGNGMELIQLGKQDIVFAGGGDEVHWSFTMLFDAMGALSSKYNDTPQTASRAYDVTRDGFVISGGAGVLVLEELEHAKARGAKIYAELVGYGATSDGYDMVAPSGEGAARCMKLAMETASRPIDYINTHGTSTPVGDLKELQAIREVFGDKAPAISSTKSLTGHALGGAGVNEAVYSLLMMEAGFLCASANIETLDPEAEGMPIVRQRQDNVQLNAIMSNSFGFGGTNASLVFQRYDG from the coding sequence ATGAGACGTGTGGTAATCACCGGGCTGGGCATCGTTTCCAGCATCGGCAATAACAAGAACGAAGTGGTGGAGTCCCTGCGCGAAGGCCGTTCCGGCTTGGCGTTTTCCGAGGAATATCGGGATATGGGGTTCCGCAGCCATGTCTACGGCCCCATCCGACTCGATCTGGAGGACTTGATCGACCGCAAAGTTCGCCGTTTCATGGGCGACGGCGCCGCCTACAACTATGTGGCGATGCAACAGGCCATCGACGACGCCGGGCTTGCGGAAAATGACGTCTCCAATCTCCGCACAGGCCTAGTGATGGGCTCCGGCGGCCCGTCCACGGCCAACATCATCGAGGCGGCCGACATCACCCGCAAGAGCGGGGGGCCGAAAAAAATGGGGCCGTACATGGTGCCGCGCAGCATGTCCAGCACCAACTCGGCCTGTTTGGCGACACCGTTCCACATCAAAGGCGTCAGCTACTCGATCAGCTCCGCTTGCGCTACCTCGGCCCATTGCATCGGCAACGGCATGGAGCTGATCCAGCTGGGCAAGCAGGACATCGTTTTCGCCGGCGGCGGCGACGAAGTGCACTGGTCGTTCACCATGCTGTTCGACGCCATGGGTGCCCTGTCCTCCAAATACAACGATACGCCGCAGACCGCTTCCCGCGCCTATGACGTCACCCGCGACGGCTTCGTCATTTCCGGCGGCGCCGGCGTGCTGGTGTTGGAGGAGTTGGAGCATGCCAAGGCGCGCGGTGCGAAGATTTACGCCGAACTGGTGGGCTACGGCGCCACTTCCGACGGGTACGACATGGTGGCCCCGTCCGGCGAAGGCGCCGCGCGCTGCATGAAGCTGGCTATGGAAACCGCCAGCCGGCCCATCGACTATATCAACACCCACGGCACCAGCACGCCGGTGGGCGATTTGAAAGAGTTGCAGGCGATCCGTGAAGTGTTCGGCGACAAAGCCCCCGCCATCAGCTCGACCAAGTCGCTGACCGGCCATGCCTTGGGCGGCGCCGGCGTCAACGAGGCGGTGTACTCGCTGCTGATGATGGAGGCGGGCTTCCTCTGTGCTTCCGCCAACATCGAAACCCTCGACCCGGAAGCGGAGGGCATGCCCATCGTGCGCCAGCGGCAGGACAACGTGCAGTTGAACGCCATCATGTCCAACAGCTTCGGCTTCGGCGGCACCAACGCTAGCCTGGTGTTCCAGCGTTATGACGGCTGA
- the fabA gene encoding 3-hydroxyacyl-[acyl-carrier-protein] dehydratase FabA: protein MQKKHSYTREELLQCGRGELFGPGNAQLPLPPMLMFDRISQIDSVGGAYDKGIIVAELDIDPSLWFFDCHFQGDPVMPGCLGLDAMWQLVGFYLGWMGGPGRGRALGVGEVKFTGQVLPENKKVIYRINLKRVLMRKLVMGIADAVLECDGKVIYEATDLRVGLFTINGAF, encoded by the coding sequence ATGCAAAAAAAGCACAGCTACACTCGGGAGGAGTTGCTACAGTGCGGTCGGGGCGAGTTGTTCGGCCCCGGTAACGCCCAGCTGCCGTTGCCGCCCATGCTCATGTTCGACCGCATCAGCCAGATCGATTCCGTGGGCGGAGCGTATGACAAGGGCATTATCGTCGCCGAGTTGGATATAGACCCCAGCTTGTGGTTTTTCGATTGCCACTTCCAGGGCGATCCGGTAATGCCGGGCTGCTTGGGATTGGACGCCATGTGGCAGCTGGTGGGCTTTTACCTGGGCTGGATGGGCGGGCCGGGCCGCGGCCGGGCTTTGGGCGTGGGCGAGGTCAAATTTACCGGCCAAGTGTTGCCCGAGAACAAAAAAGTGATTTACCGCATCAATCTCAAACGGGTACTGATGCGCAAGCTGGTGATGGGCATCGCCGACGCGGTATTGGAGTGCGACGGCAAAGTCATTTACGAAGCGACGGATTTGCGGGTTGGGTTGTTCACAATCAACGGCGCTTTTTGA
- a CDS encoding MEKHLA domain-containing protein, whose product MTSLPPNPDNDYLAAHAQLLIASYRHWFGAELLPPAASPAETARRLFEAEFAVLSHDTGPEPMFNYANRSALALFEMDWRQLLATPSRASAEAVKQEERDRIMAQVSAQGYIDDYAGIRVSRNGRRFRIENARVWNLVDPENGGYAGQAAAIPAWRFL is encoded by the coding sequence ATGACCTCACTTCCGCCAAACCCCGACAACGACTATTTAGCCGCGCACGCACAACTCTTGATCGCCAGCTACCGTCATTGGTTCGGAGCGGAGCTGCTGCCGCCGGCGGCTTCCCCGGCGGAAACGGCGCGACGCCTGTTCGAAGCGGAGTTCGCAGTGTTATCCCACGACACAGGGCCGGAGCCCATGTTCAATTACGCCAACCGCAGCGCGCTGGCGCTGTTCGAAATGGACTGGCGGCAGTTGCTCGCCACCCCTTCCCGCGCGTCCGCCGAAGCCGTCAAGCAGGAGGAGCGGGATCGCATCATGGCGCAAGTGAGCGCGCAGGGCTACATCGACGATTACGCCGGCATACGCGTATCCCGCAACGGCCGGCGCTTCCGCATCGAAAACGCCCGCGTTTGGAACCTCGTCGACCCCGAAAACGGCGGCTACGCGGGTCAAGCGGCGGCGATCCCCGCTTGGCGATTCCTCTAG